CAGTCCGGCTGTCCCGTCACCGGGCAAAGAGAGGTGAATTCGGGAAAACTGATGCTGATCACATAGGGCCGCCGCGGATAGCAGTTGGGAAAGGATTCCAGCAGACCGACGCCGGGGCCGCCCTCAAGGGCCGGGAGACGGCCCGTGCCGAGGATATGCAGGTTCCGGGTTTCGTCCTGACTACGGGTGGGCATGCGCAACTCCTTCAAACATCCTTATGAAACGCCAGAGCGATCGGCGCGTACCGGACTTGTAACCCATTGCGCTTACGGCTACAATATTCTATTCAAGCGCCGTCCTGGACGGCCAATTCCTCTTCGGAGCGCGCACTTATGCATCTCTGCCTGCGATTGCGGCCCTGCCGGGCTGGAGATTGTCTGCCTTTGCTTCCCGCCGAACTGCCGGGGGTAGACGTCTGGCCCGCGCATTGCCTCGCGGAACCCATTCCGCGTCCCCTGCCCCGCCTGCCCGTGGGCAGCCGCCTGTACGACGCGGACGGAACGGAATTGCTCAAGGTCACCGGACGCATCTGGCTGCCCTCACCTTCCGGCCTCAACAACCCGCATGCCCATGACTGCCCGTTGGTCACGGCCCTGACGGATATCGCGCCCATTCCGATTCCGGACAACGACGCCCTTTGCCTGGAAGTTCGCAAGGAAGGCCGCTCTCTGGCCTGGATCACGCTTTCGGACAAGGGCTCCCAGGGGCTGCGCGAGGATCTGAGCGGTCCGGTGATCAAGGATATGGCGGCCGCGCGCCTGCCGCTCTGCCACAGCCAGGGCTTTCTGCTGCCGGACGAACCCGCGCTGCTCCGCGCTTTGCTTACGGATCTGGCCCTGAACCAAGGCTATGACCTGATCTGCACCACCGGCGGCACGGGTCTTTCGCCGCGCGACATCGCGCCTCAGGTCACGGCCACCCTGCTGGACATGTCCCTGCCCGGCTTCAGCCAGGCCATGATGGCCGCGAGTCTGGCCAAAACGCCGCACGCCGCCATCTCCCGCGCCGTGGCCGGAGTGCTGGGCCGGAGCATCGTCATCAACCTGCCGGGCAGCCGCAAGGGCGTACTGGAAAATCTGGCCGCCGTGTTGCCCGCCCTGCCCCACGCTCTGGACAAACTGCACGGCGACCCCGCCGATTGTGGAGGATAGCAGCATGCGCACGCCCTTCGGCCAATTCGCCGACATCTGCCGGATGATCAAAATCGAGCATTCCATCTTTGCCCTGCCCTATGCCTGGGCCGGGGCTTTTCTGGCCGCGCGGGGCCTGCCGCCCTTGCGCAGCCTGATTTTTCTGACTATCGGCATGGTGGCCGCGCGTTCCTTCTCCATGGCCTTCAACCGCCTGGTGGACCTGCCCTTTGACCGCGACAATCCGCGCACCAGTGACCGCCCGCTGGTCACCGGGGCCATCAACAAGGCGCAGACCTGGGCCTTCTGCGGAGTCATGGCTCTGATTTTCATTCTGGCCTGCGCCTGCCTGAACAGCCTCTGCCTTTGGCTGGCCGTGCCGGCCCTGCTTTTTGCGGCCGCCTACAGCCTGCTCAAACGCGTCACCGCTCTTTGTCATTTCTGGCTCGGAGCCACGCTGGGCCTGGCCCCCCTGGCGGGCTGGATCAGCGTGAATCCTGCGGGCATGGACCTCTCGCCCGTGCTGCTCTTTCTGGCCGTGACCTTCTGGGTCGGAGCCTTTGACATCTATTACGCCTTTCAGGATCTGGATTTCGACCTTGCCTTTGATTTGCGCTCCGTGCCCTCGGTCTACGGACCGGACACCTCCCTGGCCCTGGCGGCCTTCTCCCATGTGATGACCGCCATTTTCCTGCTGCTGACGGGTCTGGCGGCCGGACTCTCCTGGCCGTGGTACGTAATCTGTCTGGGCATCGCCGCGCTGCTTCTGCTGGAGCACCGGCTGATGCGACCTCAGGATCTGCGGCATGTGAACACCGCCTTTTTCACGCTCAACGGAATCATCTCTCCGGTGGTGCTGGCGGGCGTGATTCTGGGCATTTACCTCTAGACCGGAATAAGCATGCCCCGTAAAAAAACCTATCAGTGGCAGGCGGACGGCGAGGCGGAACATGAAGCCGCGCCCAGCCGTTCGGCCAAAAAACGCCAGAGTCTGGCCCTTCAGAACCTGGGCGAGGAACTGACCCGGCTGGCCCCGGCCGAACTGCGCGATTTTGATCTGCCGCCGGATCTGCTCGAAGCCCTGGCCCTGTATGCCCGCATCCGCGACCATGAAGGCCGCCGCCGGCAGATGCAGTACATCGGCCGCCTGATGCGCGAAACCGACGCCGAACGCCTGCGCGCGGCCCTGGCGGCCCGGCGGGAGGCGGTGTCGGCCGACACCGCGCGTTTCCATCTGGTGGAACAATGGCGCGAGCGCCTGCTGGCCGCGCCCGAGGCGGACGTGGAAGGTCTGCTGCAAACCATCCTGCAGGCCATGCCGCCCCTAACTGACGGCCAGGCCGTGGCGGACCGCCCCACGCCCGAGGAATTGCGCCGTCTTGTGCGGGAAGCGCGGGAAGCCCGCGCCGCCCGGAAGGCCACAGCGGGCGTTGTCGCGCCCCATGCCTCCCGCGCCCTGTTCCGGGCTCTGAACCGCGCGCTGGCTCCCGCTCCTGGTAAAGACTGAACAAGGTTTGAACCCGGTCTGTACGGTAAAGCCGGGCTACGGAAACATCCGCGCCACACTGCCTGCCAGCAGACCGGCCAGCAAGAAATTAAGCGCCCGCCCGTGCCGCCGGAACACTTCCCTTAACAGGCCGCCCGCCGCGGCCCAAAGCAGATTGCAGGCTACACCCAACGCCGCAAAAAGCAGGGCGCAGCCCAGCACATGCGGGACGTCCGGCGCATGGGGCAGCACAAACGTGGTCAGGGCTGTAAAACCGCAGAGCAGCACCTTCACATTGACGAATTGCAGCGTAAGGCCGCTCCAGAACCCCAGCGGCTGTCCCTCGCTGTTGCCGTCCCCGTTTTCCCCCACCCCGCCCGCGACCATGCGCCAAGCCAGCCAGAGAATATAGACCGCGCCCGGCCAGATCATCCAGGCCGCCAACCCCGGCAGTGCGCGCGCCAGGGCGAGCGCCGCGCCGCCGCAGAGCAGCATGACGGCCAGAAATCCGGCGCTCATACCCGCCAGCAGCGGGGCGCTGCGGCGCAGACCGTGCGCAGCCGCGCTGCTCAGGGCCAGGATATTGTTGGGGCCCGGCGTGACGGCGGCAATCAGCGCATAACTCAGAAAAGAACAGAACACGACGAACGGCATGACATTCTCCTTGCTTTTTTCCAGAATAGCGCTGACAGTTCCATCGAAATAGCAAATATTTTTGCATTTATAATTCAATAAATCCGATTTAAGGAAGTATTCATGGACTTGCGCCGCCTGGAAGCCCTCAGCGCCGTGGTGGACGAAGGCAGCTTTGAGAAGGCCGCCCGCCGCCTCTGCTGTGCGCAATCCACGGTCACCTTTCAGATCCGCCAGCTGGAACAGGAGCTTGGTCTGCAATTGTTCGAAAAAGTGGGTCGCCGCATGCGTCTCACCGAGGCGGGCCAGGGGCTTATGCCCCAGGTGCGCGAGCTGGCCCGGATGCTCGAGAGCCTGCGCGCGGCGGCACGGCGGGAAGAGCCGCGCGGCCGGTTGCGCGTGGCCGTGGGTGAAAGCCTGCTGGCCTACAAACTGCCGGAGGTGCTGCGCCGCTTCCACGCCCGCGCTCCTGACGTGCGCCTGGATCTGCAATCGCTCAACTGCTATGTGATCCGGGACGCCCTGCTCAGCGGCGCGGCGGATGTGGGCGTGTTCTACAGCCAGGGGCGGGACGTCTCGCTGATTCAGGAAACGCTGGCGGATTTTTCTCTGGTTCTGGTGGCCGCGCCCGGTCCGGCGGACCTGGATTTCACCCGTCCGGACCAGAAGCTGCCCGTCAGCCTGATCATCAACGAGCCGCAGTGCATGTTCCGGCTGCTTTTTGAAAACACGCTGCGGCAACGCAATATCAGTCTGGCCGGGACCATTGAACTGATGAGCATTGAGAGCATCAAAAATTGCGTGGCCGCCGGTCTCGGCGTTTCCTATCTGCCCCGCTTCTGCGTGGAGGAGGAATTGCGTCACGGCCTGCTGCGCGAACTGCCCTTTGCCGCGCCGGTTCACAGCCTGCGCGCCGTCTGCGCCCGGCATGTGAACAAGGCCCTGAGTCCGGCCCTGCGCCTGTTCATGTCCCTGGCCGCCGGAACCATCAAGGACACGGCAACGCGCCGGGTGTAAAAAAAGTCCGCCGCAAAGCTTGACGGCACGGCGTCGATAGGGTAGAAGCCTTCTTCGTCAACAGCGCCCTTGTAGCTCAGTCGGTAGAGTGCATCCTTGGTAAGGATGAGGTCTCCGGTTCAATCCCGGACAAGGGCTCCAGAAATACCACGCCTATGATCTCATAGGCGTTTTTTTTCGTCCGGGGCAAAGGCCATGCAGATTCCCGTTCCTCTCGTCACCGTGGGCCTGCTCACGCTCTCCAACATCTTTATGACCTTCGCCTGGTACGGCCATCTGCGCTACAAAAGCCTGGCCCTGCCGCTGGTCATCCTTTCGAGTTGGGGCATCGCCTTTTTCGAATATATGCTCCAGGTTCCGGCCAACCGCATCGGCTACGGCTATTTTTCCGCCGCGGAACTGAAAACCGTTCAGGAAGTCATTTCCCTGACCGTCTTCATGCTCTTTTCGACCTTCTGGCTGCACGAATCCCTGCGCTGGAACCACATTCTGGGCTTCGCGCTGATCGTGCTGGCAGCCTGGGTCATCTTCAAGGAATGGTAAAGCCGCATGTTCACTCTCACCCTGAGCGCCATCCTGATCTGCGCCGGCGCGGCCCTGCTGGGCGGCTTCATTGACGCCATCGCCGGGGGCGGCGGGCTGATCACCATGCCCGCCCTGCTGCTGACCGGCGTGCCGCCCCATCTGGCTTTGGGCACCAACAAAGTCAGCTCCTGCGTGGGCACCAGCGTGGCCCTGGGCAACTTCGCCCGCAGTCATCTGGTACTCTGGCGTCTGGCCCTGGCGGGTCTGGTTTTTTCCCTGCTGGGAGCCTACGCCGGGTCCATCCTGGCGCTGTATGTGAACAGCGAGATTCTGGGCAAGATCCTGGTGGGCCTGCTGCCCGTGGGCATGTGCGCCACCCTGCTGCCCAAAAAAGAACGGGAGTGCGCGCCGCGCCCGCTCGAAGGAGCGCGCTTCTGGACCCTGGTGCCCCTGGTCTGTCTGCTGATCGGCGCGTATGACGGCTTTTTCGGACCGGGCACGGGCAGTTTCCTGATCCTGGCCTTCCACTGGATACTGCGCGTGGGGCTCATCGAAGCCTCGGCCACCTCCAAAGTGCTCAATCTGGCCTCCAACTTCGGCGCGGTGGTGGCCTTCGTCTGGCACGGCAAAGTGCTCTGGCCCCTGGCTCTGGCCATGACCGCGGGTTCCGTGGCGGGCAACTGGCTGGGCAGCCGCACGGCCATCCGGGTGGGGGCCAAGGCTGTACGCCGCTTCCTGACCATCTCCCTTTCCCTGTTGCTGCTCACCCTGATCTGGGAATATTTTCTGGCCCCGGCCCGTTAGAGCATTTTCCTTTTTGAAACGCTCGCTCGGCGCTTCAGTTCGAAAATGCATTTCGCTTACGAGGCGGACAGGCCGCCGGGCCGCCGCATCGTGCGACCTTAATACGAACGCCGCCGGACAGTGGGAGAATGCGCGGAGCGCGATTGCCGCAATGTGGAAATTTTGCAGAATCAGCGTTTTTTATGCGGATATGACCACAACGCGGCCTTGCCTTGACATTCCGGCGCATATAGAATGAGGACAGCCCGGCGGAACCGCCGCGCGACGGCTCCTCACCCCTTATACAAGGAGCAGCGTTATGCGTCGCATTCTTCCTCTTGTGCTGATGTTTCTTCTGCTGGCCGCCACGGTGCAGGCCGCCGAAGTCAAAAAACAGCTGCCCGGCGACCTTACCCTGGCTGAGGCCCGGAAAGTGCTTGAAACGGCTCTGATCAAAGCCGAGGCCCAGGGCGTGCCCATGAATATCGCCGTGGTGGACGCTGGCGGCAACCTCAAAGCTTTTGTGCGCCAGGACGGCGCTTTTCTGGGCAGCATCGACGTGGCC
The sequence above is drawn from the Desulfovibrio porci genome and encodes:
- a CDS encoding MogA/MoaB family molybdenum cofactor biosynthesis protein — its product is MHLCLRLRPCRAGDCLPLLPAELPGVDVWPAHCLAEPIPRPLPRLPVGSRLYDADGTELLKVTGRIWLPSPSGLNNPHAHDCPLVTALTDIAPIPIPDNDALCLEVRKEGRSLAWITLSDKGSQGLREDLSGPVIKDMAAARLPLCHSQGFLLPDEPALLRALLTDLALNQGYDLICTTGGTGLSPRDIAPQVTATLLDMSLPGFSQAMMAASLAKTPHAAISRAVAGVLGRSIVINLPGSRKGVLENLAAVLPALPHALDKLHGDPADCGG
- a CDS encoding UbiA-like polyprenyltransferase: MRTPFGQFADICRMIKIEHSIFALPYAWAGAFLAARGLPPLRSLIFLTIGMVAARSFSMAFNRLVDLPFDRDNPRTSDRPLVTGAINKAQTWAFCGVMALIFILACACLNSLCLWLAVPALLFAAAYSLLKRVTALCHFWLGATLGLAPLAGWISVNPAGMDLSPVLLFLAVTFWVGAFDIYYAFQDLDFDLAFDLRSVPSVYGPDTSLALAAFSHVMTAIFLLLTGLAAGLSWPWYVICLGIAALLLLEHRLMRPQDLRHVNTAFFTLNGIISPVVLAGVILGIYL
- the yjgA gene encoding ribosome biogenesis factor YjgA — encoded protein: MPRKKTYQWQADGEAEHEAAPSRSAKKRQSLALQNLGEELTRLAPAELRDFDLPPDLLEALALYARIRDHEGRRRQMQYIGRLMRETDAERLRAALAARREAVSADTARFHLVEQWRERLLAAPEADVEGLLQTILQAMPPLTDGQAVADRPTPEELRRLVREAREARAARKATAGVVAPHASRALFRALNRALAPAPGKD
- the eamB gene encoding cysteine/O-acetylserine transporter gives rise to the protein MPFVVFCSFLSYALIAAVTPGPNNILALSSAAAHGLRRSAPLLAGMSAGFLAVMLLCGGAALALARALPGLAAWMIWPGAVYILWLAWRMVAGGVGENGDGNSEGQPLGFWSGLTLQFVNVKVLLCGFTALTTFVLPHAPDVPHVLGCALLFAALGVACNLLWAAAGGLLREVFRRHGRALNFLLAGLLAGSVARMFP
- a CDS encoding LysR family transcriptional regulator, with protein sequence MDLRRLEALSAVVDEGSFEKAARRLCCAQSTVTFQIRQLEQELGLQLFEKVGRRMRLTEAGQGLMPQVRELARMLESLRAAARREEPRGRLRVAVGESLLAYKLPEVLRRFHARAPDVRLDLQSLNCYVIRDALLSGAADVGVFYSQGRDVSLIQETLADFSLVLVAAPGPADLDFTRPDQKLPVSLIINEPQCMFRLLFENTLRQRNISLAGTIELMSIESIKNCVAAGLGVSYLPRFCVEEELRHGLLRELPFAAPVHSLRAVCARHVNKALSPALRLFMSLAAGTIKDTATRRV
- a CDS encoding DMT family protein, whose translation is MQIPVPLVTVGLLTLSNIFMTFAWYGHLRYKSLALPLVILSSWGIAFFEYMLQVPANRIGYGYFSAAELKTVQEVISLTVFMLFSTFWLHESLRWNHILGFALIVLAAWVIFKEW
- a CDS encoding sulfite exporter TauE/SafE family protein, producing the protein MFTLTLSAILICAGAALLGGFIDAIAGGGGLITMPALLLTGVPPHLALGTNKVSSCVGTSVALGNFARSHLVLWRLALAGLVFSLLGAYAGSILALYVNSEILGKILVGLLPVGMCATLLPKKERECAPRPLEGARFWTLVPLVCLLIGAYDGFFGPGTGSFLILAFHWILRVGLIEASATSKVLNLASNFGAVVAFVWHGKVLWPLALAMTAGSVAGNWLGSRTAIRVGAKAVRRFLTISLSLLLLTLIWEYFLAPAR